In Desulfomicrobium escambiense DSM 10707, one genomic interval encodes:
- the gmk gene encoding guanylate kinase, whose protein sequence is MNSPEGTASNTGMMLVISAPSGTGKSTLIRRLTAEFKAFAFSVSCTTRAPRPGEVDGREYHFLTREEFEERRENAFFAEWAEVHGNLYGTPRQATLDLLGAGRDVIFDIDVQGARQLKASMGQGCYVFIFPPSREVLERRLTGRGTDSAEVVARRLAAARGEIMDSHWFDHWIVNDDLQLAYDQLRAVYVAEKTRPEYQQAWREGLGRQWGGR, encoded by the coding sequence ATGAATAGTCCCGAAGGGACCGCTTCCAACACGGGGATGATGCTCGTCATCAGCGCCCCATCGGGCACGGGCAAGAGCACCCTCATCCGCCGCCTGACGGCGGAGTTCAAGGCCTTCGCCTTCTCCGTGTCTTGCACTACCCGCGCTCCCAGGCCCGGCGAGGTCGACGGGCGGGAATACCATTTCCTGACCCGCGAGGAGTTCGAGGAGCGCCGCGAAAACGCGTTTTTCGCCGAGTGGGCCGAGGTTCACGGCAATCTCTATGGCACGCCCCGGCAGGCCACCCTGGACCTGCTCGGCGCTGGGCGGGACGTCATCTTCGACATCGACGTGCAGGGCGCGCGGCAGCTCAAGGCGAGCATGGGGCAGGGCTGCTACGTATTCATTTTCCCACCCTCGCGGGAGGTGCTGGAGCGCAGGCTCACCGGGCGCGGCACCGACAGCGCGGAGGTCGTGGCCAGGCGGCTGGCCGCGGCCCGGGGGGAGATCATGGACAGCCACTGGTTCGACCACTGGATCGTCAACGACGACCTGCAGCTGGCGTACGATCAGCTTCGCGCCGTCTATGTGGCCGAAAAGACTCGGCCTGAGTACCAGCAGGCCTGGCGCGAAGGTCTCGGCCGGCAGTGGGGTGGACGATGA
- the pyrF gene encoding orotidine-5'-phosphate decarboxylase: protein MKAPALVVALDFVEAAPALDLASRLRGIVPWVKVGLELFLAAGKELPARLKDMGFHVFLDLKFMDIPNTVRAAVAQGTRMGADMLTIHALGGRVMCEAAVAGRDQALSPGQPSPLILGVTVLTSMGAGDLAWNPGGVDQDVRDLAVDLARSAKNWKLDGVVCSGREVSVIRQACGADFRLLTPGIRLPDADAGDQTRVCTPAQAARDGSDFLVVGRPITRAADPVNAARMYLEATG, encoded by the coding sequence ATGAAGGCGCCCGCGCTGGTCGTAGCCCTCGATTTTGTCGAGGCCGCCCCCGCACTCGATCTGGCCTCGCGCCTGCGGGGCATCGTCCCTTGGGTCAAGGTCGGGCTCGAACTCTTTCTCGCCGCGGGCAAAGAACTTCCGGCCCGGCTCAAGGACATGGGCTTCCACGTCTTTTTGGATCTCAAGTTCATGGACATCCCTAACACCGTGCGGGCCGCCGTGGCGCAGGGCACGCGCATGGGCGCGGACATGCTGACCATCCACGCCCTGGGTGGCCGCGTCATGTGCGAGGCCGCCGTGGCCGGCCGGGACCAGGCCCTCTCTCCCGGTCAGCCTTCGCCGCTCATTCTCGGCGTGACGGTCCTGACCAGCATGGGGGCGGGCGATCTGGCCTGGAACCCCGGCGGCGTCGACCAGGACGTGCGCGATCTGGCCGTTGACCTGGCCAGGTCCGCCAAAAACTGGAAACTGGATGGCGTGGTCTGTTCAGGCCGGGAAGTTTCTGTTATTCGTCAGGCATGTGGAGCGGATTTTCGGCTCCTGACCCCGGGCATTCGACTTCCCGATGCCGACGCGGGTGACCAGACACGGGTCTGCACTCCGGCCCAGGCTGCCCGCGACGGCAGCGATTTTCTCGTGGTGGGCCGGCCCATCACCAGGGCGGCCGACCCGGTGAACGCCGCGCGCATGTATCTGGAGGCGACCGGGTAA
- a CDS encoding YicC/YloC family endoribonuclease, whose protein sequence is MPRSMTGYGRASAQEENWALTWEIRSLNNRHLDLKWKIPPTLYAHQKEWENEVKAVASRGGVELFLGLKIMNPELQSLSLDTTMAASMLRELDLLAASMGVPHAPDLNRLLGISALWKDSGSIENPELVQSLTGTLRQALADWDAARVREGLALEEDLRARFTRLGELVEEIRGLASHTAADRFALLQERVGKLLAESGVQADPDRMLQELAVISDRIDVSEELTRLDIHLKGIDGYFSQTEPVGRKLDFMVQECFREINTCGNKSQNTAISQLVVAFKAELEKCREQIQNLE, encoded by the coding sequence ATGCCACGAAGCATGACCGGCTACGGCCGCGCAAGCGCCCAGGAAGAGAACTGGGCCCTGACCTGGGAAATCCGCAGTCTCAACAACCGTCACCTGGACCTCAAGTGGAAGATTCCCCCGACCCTGTACGCCCACCAGAAGGAGTGGGAGAACGAGGTCAAGGCCGTGGCCAGCCGCGGCGGGGTCGAACTCTTCCTCGGCCTCAAGATCATGAACCCCGAGCTGCAGAGCCTGAGCCTCGACACGACCATGGCCGCCTCCATGCTGCGTGAACTTGATCTGCTGGCCGCGTCCATGGGTGTGCCGCACGCGCCCGACCTGAACCGCCTCCTGGGCATCTCCGCCCTGTGGAAGGACTCCGGCAGCATCGAGAACCCGGAACTGGTCCAGAGCCTGACCGGGACCCTCAGGCAGGCCCTGGCGGACTGGGACGCGGCCCGCGTGCGCGAGGGACTGGCCCTGGAGGAGGACCTGCGCGCCCGCTTCACGCGGCTGGGCGAACTGGTGGAGGAGATCCGCGGCCTGGCGTCACATACGGCGGCGGACCGCTTCGCCCTGCTGCAGGAACGCGTGGGCAAGCTGCTGGCCGAGAGCGGCGTGCAGGCGGACCCGGACCGGATGCTGCAGGAGCTGGCCGTCATCTCCGACCGCATCGACGTGTCCGAGGAGCTGACGCGGCTCGACATCCATCTCAAGGGCATCGACGGCTACTTCAGCCAGACCGAGCCCGTGGGCCGCAAGCTCGACTTCATGGTCCAGGAGTGTTTCCGGGAGATCAACACCTGTGGCAACAAGAGCCAGAACACGGCCATCAGCCAGCTTGTGGTCGCCTTCAAGGCCGAACTGGAGAAGTGCCGCGAGCAGATCCAGAACCTGGAGTAG
- a CDS encoding tetratricopeptide repeat protein: MAEAESQRSRIKGVFSSERIAKVGAGATVRKTTQTMYWFAEEDEEERIWIQPLNPNYVPSGPKQEIPKDEFLESYAPEPEFYSTKVYPSIRKLNQTIAKAERHRANGETYSAEMEYGNALRVDEENIRANFGLGLTYLERGETGKADNIFQRLIKIEAAFEAEHKHLFNDFGISLRKNEMYDQAIEYYAKALELSPNDENLHYNMARACFAKADITRTVEHLRRALTLNKDLEIAQKFLLYLKKNNLLPQKLSSAESSTPE, translated from the coding sequence ATGGCGGAAGCCGAATCTCAACGATCCCGCATCAAAGGGGTCTTTTCTTCCGAAAGAATCGCCAAGGTCGGCGCTGGAGCGACGGTCCGCAAGACCACGCAGACCATGTACTGGTTTGCCGAGGAGGATGAGGAGGAGCGGATCTGGATACAGCCCCTCAACCCCAATTACGTGCCTTCGGGCCCCAAGCAGGAAATCCCCAAGGACGAGTTCCTGGAAAGCTATGCGCCCGAGCCCGAATTCTACTCGACCAAGGTCTACCCGAGCATCCGCAAGCTGAATCAGACCATCGCCAAGGCCGAGCGCCATCGCGCCAACGGCGAGACGTACAGCGCGGAGATGGAATACGGCAACGCCCTGAGGGTGGACGAGGAGAACATCCGCGCCAATTTCGGCCTTGGGCTGACCTACCTGGAGCGCGGGGAGACGGGCAAGGCGGACAACATCTTTCAGCGCCTGATCAAGATCGAGGCGGCCTTCGAGGCCGAGCACAAGCACCTTTTCAACGATTTCGGCATCAGTCTGCGCAAGAACGAGATGTACGACCAGGCCATCGAGTACTACGCCAAGGCCCTGGAACTGTCTCCCAATGACGAAAATCTCCACTACAACATGGCGCGCGCCTGCTTCGCCAAGGCCGACATCACGAGAACCGTCGAGCATCTGCGCAGGGCACTGACGTTGAACAAGGACCTGGAAATCGCGCAGAAGTTTCTTTTGTATCTGAAAAAGAACAACCTGTTGCCGCAAAAACTATCCAGCGCGGAATCTTCGACCCCCGAATGA
- a CDS encoding DUF4416 family protein, with protein MSTPVIPLPARAFLSVLSARWDEFWDDLRPRLEALLGPVDYESGPIPFNVTGYYDGELGTPITRRILSFGRPLAMDALAEVKLATNAMERQWERDGRRIFNLDPGYINQERLVLATGKNFTHRVYLSRGIWADLTLIFQKGDWIDLPWTFPDYAEPEIKGHLTRLREMYRASLKNMQPHEETICHEA; from the coding sequence TGAGCACGCCCGTCATCCCCCTGCCGGCCCGCGCCTTCCTGTCGGTCCTGAGCGCGCGCTGGGACGAGTTCTGGGACGACCTGCGGCCCCGTCTCGAAGCGCTGCTCGGCCCCGTGGACTACGAGTCCGGCCCCATCCCTTTCAACGTGACCGGCTACTACGACGGGGAGCTTGGCACGCCCATCACGCGGCGCATTCTGTCCTTCGGCCGGCCGTTGGCCATGGACGCCCTGGCCGAGGTCAAGCTCGCCACCAACGCCATGGAGCGGCAGTGGGAACGGGACGGGCGGCGCATCTTCAACCTCGACCCCGGCTACATCAACCAGGAGCGGCTCGTGCTGGCCACGGGCAAGAATTTCACGCACCGCGTCTACCTGTCCCGGGGCATCTGGGCCGACCTGACCCTCATCTTCCAAAAGGGCGACTGGATCGACCTGCCCTGGACCTTCCCGGACTACGCCGAACCCGAAATCAAGGGCCACTTGACCCGACTCCGGGAGATGTACAGAGCCTCCCTCAAGAACATGCAACCCCACGAGGAAACCATATGCCACGAAGCATGA
- a CDS encoding DUF370 domain-containing protein encodes MEKKKLLNIGFGNAVVMNRVVAIVGPTSSPMRRLREEAKQAGRLIDATQGRKTRSLIITDSNHCILSAIQPETISQRFTAGGSDE; translated from the coding sequence ATGGAAAAGAAGAAGCTCCTCAACATCGGCTTCGGCAACGCCGTGGTCATGAACCGGGTGGTGGCCATCGTCGGCCCGACGTCGTCGCCCATGCGCAGGCTGAGAGAGGAGGCCAAACAGGCCGGGAGGCTCATCGACGCGACCCAGGGCCGCAAGACGCGCTCCCTGATCATCACGGACTCGAACCACTGCATCCTCTCGGCCATCCAGCCCGAAACCATCAGCCAACGATTCACCGCGGGAGGCAGCGATGAATAG
- a CDS encoding LuxR C-terminal-related transcriptional regulator, whose amino-acid sequence MNRGGDASRSDNRRRIERFSMSIPSKVRSIMHDYSDQTLATTNISAGGVFFETGQTYPVGTSVTLNISLDFGSRKPGMFQSRFQVEGTVIRSESNGMAIAFDPERVTAIRVNAAGKAGQAGPVMIGVVGEDPLLNDLLAARLSQETGANCSHSSSLPKILETARPDLTLLDCTGLSMDELLQEAGGEDSPFMTTSVALFNVPEDRSLELEALNTGIRGVFYRNAPFKIMVKGVNAMLDNELWFSREAMSAFLLGRQNRPAEAVPAEEDLGELSQREREILLMLAEGATNKDIAAKLFLSLNTIKSHIYNIYRKIDVPNRLQASLWAAKHLRGTDNS is encoded by the coding sequence ATGAATCGAGGCGGCGATGCGTCCAGAAGTGACAACAGAAGAAGAATTGAACGCTTTTCCATGAGCATCCCCTCGAAGGTACGTTCGATCATGCACGATTACTCCGACCAGACATTGGCCACAACGAACATTTCCGCCGGAGGGGTCTTTTTCGAAACGGGCCAGACCTACCCGGTGGGCACATCCGTGACGCTCAACATTTCCCTGGATTTCGGCAGCCGCAAGCCGGGGATGTTCCAGTCGAGATTCCAGGTCGAGGGGACGGTCATCCGCAGCGAGTCCAACGGCATGGCCATCGCCTTCGATCCGGAGAGGGTGACGGCCATCCGCGTCAACGCCGCAGGCAAGGCCGGGCAGGCCGGCCCGGTCATGATCGGGGTCGTCGGGGAGGACCCGCTCCTGAACGACCTGCTCGCCGCACGCCTCAGCCAGGAGACCGGCGCCAACTGCAGCCACTCATCGTCCCTGCCCAAGATTCTGGAGACGGCGCGACCGGACCTGACCCTCCTCGACTGCACGGGCCTGTCCATGGACGAACTGCTGCAAGAGGCAGGCGGGGAGGATTCGCCGTTCATGACCACGTCTGTGGCCCTCTTCAACGTGCCCGAAGACAGGTCGCTGGAACTGGAGGCCCTGAACACGGGCATCCGGGGCGTCTTCTACCGCAACGCGCCCTTCAAGATCATGGTCAAGGGCGTCAATGCCATGCTGGACAACGAGCTCTGGTTCTCCCGGGAAGCCATGTCCGCCTTTCTGTTGGGCCGGCAGAACCGCCCCGCGGAAGCCGTTCCAGCGGAAGAGGACCTGGGCGAACTGAGCCAGCGCGAGCGCGAGATCCTGCTCATGCTGGCCGAGGGTGCCACCAACAAGGACATCGCGGCCAAGCTTTTTCTGAGCCTCAACACCATCAAGTCCCACATCTACAACATCTACAGGAAGATCGACGTCCCCAACCGGCTGCAGGCCTCCCTCTGGGCCGCCAAGCACCTGCGGGGCACGGATAACTCTTGA